In Pseudomonas fluorescens, a genomic segment contains:
- a CDS encoding S1 RNA-binding domain-containing protein produces the protein MALVGRYNSLQVVKHTNFGLYLDGAQDGEILLPNRYIPKDIPSEDEDWLNVFIYLDSDDKLIATTEKPKVQVGEFASLKVVEVNSIGVFLDWGLPKDLLLPYSEEKRQLSAGEYCVVHVYLDKHTKRITATARLDRYLDKTPANYQVGQEVDLLVAEATDMGFKAIINNKHWGLIHKNEVFKFLRPGKEEKGFIKEIRADGNISLSLQPVGQEAASSLNSKILAKLRENNGSLPVSDKSDPAVISNLFGVSKGNFKKAIGALYKQGQIVIHADRIELS, from the coding sequence ATGGCTTTAGTCGGGCGCTACAACAGCTTGCAAGTGGTTAAACACACTAACTTTGGTTTGTACTTGGATGGTGCGCAAGATGGCGAAATCCTCTTGCCTAATCGTTACATCCCCAAAGATATTCCCAGTGAAGATGAAGACTGGCTTAACGTTTTCATCTATCTGGACAGCGATGACAAACTTATCGCCACCACCGAAAAACCGAAAGTTCAAGTCGGCGAATTTGCCAGTTTGAAAGTCGTCGAAGTCAACAGTATTGGTGTGTTCCTTGATTGGGGCTTGCCCAAGGACCTGTTGCTGCCGTATTCGGAAGAAAAGCGCCAGTTGAGCGCCGGTGAATATTGCGTGGTGCACGTCTACCTCGATAAGCACACCAAGCGCATCACGGCGACTGCACGCCTGGACCGTTACCTGGACAAGACGCCGGCCAACTACCAGGTGGGCCAGGAGGTCGATCTGCTGGTGGCCGAAGCCACCGACATGGGTTTCAAGGCGATTATCAACAACAAGCACTGGGGCTTGATTCACAAGAACGAAGTGTTCAAGTTCCTGCGCCCGGGCAAGGAAGAGAAGGGCTTTATCAAGGAGATCCGCGCCGATGGCAATATCAGCCTGAGCCTGCAGCCGGTTGGCCAGGAAGCGGCCTCCAGCCTGAACTCGAAGATCCTCGCCAAGTTGCGTGAAAACAACGGCAGCCTGCCGGTCAGCGACAAGAGCGACCCGGCGGTGATCAGCAACTTGTTTGGCGTGAGCAAGGGCAACTTCAAGAAAGCCATTGGTGCACTCTACAAGCAGGGCCAGATTGTGATTCACGCGGATCGCATTGAACTAAGCTGA
- a CDS encoding DUF2177 family protein, with translation MSKTSVFAYLGTLFAFLVLDGLWLGVLMGPTYKSLLGPLMLDQPRLLPAVLFYLLYAIGCVVLVVLPSASWQRAARLGALLGLVAYGTYDLSNWATLQGWSAGLAVMDMAWGTLLTAACCTVGHLCAHRVHR, from the coding sequence ATGTCCAAGACGTCTGTCTTCGCCTACCTCGGCACCTTGTTCGCCTTTCTGGTGCTCGACGGCCTCTGGCTCGGCGTCCTTATGGGCCCGACCTACAAATCCCTGCTGGGCCCACTGATGCTTGATCAGCCTCGCCTGTTGCCCGCCGTGCTGTTCTATCTCCTGTACGCCATCGGTTGCGTGGTCTTGGTGGTCCTTCCCAGCGCAAGCTGGCAACGCGCGGCGCGCCTGGGTGCTTTGCTCGGCCTGGTGGCCTATGGCACCTATGACCTGAGCAATTGGGCCACGCTGCAAGGCTGGTCGGCCGGCTTGGCGGTGATGGACATGGCGTGGGGCACTCTTCTGACCGCGGCGTGCTGCACGGTCGGGCACTTGTGTGCACATCGAGTGCACCGGTGA
- a CDS encoding NCS1 family nucleobase:cation symporter-1, producing MTEQLPKGYSPRLYNQDLGPQPQKWTWYNIFAFWMSDVHSVGGYVFAASLFALGLASWQVLIALLAGICIVQLIANLVAKPSQQAAVPYPVICRLAFGVFGANIPAVIRGLIAVAWYGIQTYLASSALIIVVLRFFPQMAVYAEPHFAGLSYLGWLGFLSLWVLQAAVFWAGMESIRRFIDWAGPVVYAVMFVLAGWIVWKAGWANISFTLSEKSLSGWQAFGQVIVATALVVSYFSGPTLNFGDFSRYCRSMRDVRRGNFWGLPVNFLAFSLVTVVIVSGTLPVFGEMLHDPIATVSRIDNSMAVLLGAFAFVTATIGINIVANFVSPAFDFANVAPSKISWRAGGMIAAVASIFITPWNLFNNPLMIHYTLDILAAFIGPLFGILLVDFYLIKKQKIDVDALFDDSPSGRYYFDGGVNWTAVKALLPATLVGVAITFTPALQGMANFAWFTGCFLGGLFFLVLARREQVRAPAPLVAG from the coding sequence ATGACCGAACAATTGCCCAAAGGCTACAGCCCCCGCCTGTATAACCAGGACCTGGGCCCGCAGCCGCAGAAGTGGACCTGGTACAACATCTTCGCGTTCTGGATGAGCGACGTGCACAGCGTCGGTGGCTATGTATTCGCCGCCAGCCTGTTCGCCCTCGGGTTAGCCAGTTGGCAGGTGTTAATCGCCTTGCTCGCGGGTATTTGCATCGTGCAATTGATTGCCAACCTGGTGGCCAAGCCCAGTCAGCAAGCAGCGGTGCCTTATCCGGTCATCTGCCGGCTGGCGTTTGGCGTGTTTGGTGCGAATATTCCTGCGGTGATTCGCGGCCTGATCGCCGTGGCGTGGTATGGCATTCAGACTTATCTGGCGTCCAGTGCCCTGATCATTGTGGTGCTGCGCTTTTTCCCGCAGATGGCCGTGTATGCAGAGCCGCACTTCGCAGGCCTGTCCTACCTTGGCTGGTTGGGTTTTCTGAGCCTGTGGGTGCTGCAGGCGGCCGTGTTCTGGGCCGGCATGGAATCCATCCGCCGTTTTATCGACTGGGCCGGGCCGGTGGTCTACGCGGTGATGTTCGTCCTGGCGGGTTGGATTGTGTGGAAGGCGGGTTGGGCGAATATCAGCTTTACCCTGTCGGAGAAATCCCTGTCGGGCTGGCAGGCGTTTGGCCAGGTCATTGTGGCGACGGCGCTGGTGGTCTCGTATTTCTCCGGGCCGACCCTGAATTTCGGCGACTTCAGCCGCTACTGCCGCAGTATGCGTGATGTGCGGCGCGGTAATTTCTGGGGGTTGCCGGTGAATTTCCTGGCGTTCTCCCTGGTCACCGTGGTGATCGTCTCGGGCACCTTGCCGGTGTTTGGCGAAATGCTGCATGACCCGATCGCCACCGTGTCGCGAATCGACAACAGCATGGCCGTGTTGCTGGGGGCCTTTGCCTTTGTGACGGCGACCATTGGCATCAACATCGTTGCCAACTTCGTGTCCCCGGCCTTTGACTTTGCCAACGTCGCGCCAAGCAAGATCAGCTGGCGTGCCGGCGGGATGATCGCGGCGGTGGCGTCGATCTTCATTACGCCGTGGAACTTGTTCAATAACCCGCTGATGATCCACTACACCCTCGACATCCTCGCGGCATTCATCGGGCCGCTGTTCGGGATTCTGCTGGTGGACTTCTACCTGATCAAAAAGCAGAAGATCGATGTGGATGCGCTGTTCGATGACAGCCCCAGCGGGCGCTATTACTTCGACGGCGGTGTGAATTGGACAGCGGTCAAGGCCCTGTTGCCCGCGACGCTGGTGGGTGTCGCGATCACTTTTACCCCAGCCTTGCAGGGCATGGCCAACTTCGCCTGGTTTACCGGCTGCTTCCTGGGTGGGCTGTTTTTCCTGGTGCTGGCGCGGCGTGAGCAGGTTCGTGCGCCGGCACCGTTGGTCGCGGGCTGA
- a CDS encoding MFS transporter — protein sequence MSALIRLLASFIALMMAMGIGRFALTPQMPHLLSEGQIDLTGAGLIAAANYLGYFVGAVDSIFARSHHHVRGRLYGGLWLCALLTLASYWAHGFWPHLLLRFGTGVASAWVLVMITSLSQPLAIAAGRARLGALVFAAPGLGILLTGLLALGSNLLGQSSATLWLVYGVVALVMLLAILPCLPQPSAVTAPVASHADTASNGSITHLCWIYVLFGLGYIIPATFLSQMASAQFKGAWQADLFWPCFGLAAAIGVVVASLRRKDPDTTRRWLMSTLWLQAAGVFACLLGNGWGLALGVLLCGGPFLACMQLVMARLRDVAPHGYQRNTGLLTASFAIGQLSGPLLASVSSHLSGGLQPALLIAGAGLLVAGGVLVSPRPTVPAHEPAHAAPAPGKTAHPGSSR from the coding sequence ATGTCTGCGCTGATCCGCTTACTCGCCAGCTTTATCGCCCTGATGATGGCCATGGGCATTGGCCGCTTCGCCCTCACCCCGCAAATGCCCCATCTGCTCAGCGAAGGCCAGATCGACCTGACCGGCGCCGGGCTGATCGCCGCCGCCAATTACCTGGGTTACTTCGTGGGAGCGGTGGACTCGATCTTCGCCCGCAGCCATCACCATGTGCGTGGTCGCCTGTATGGCGGGCTGTGGTTGTGCGCGCTGCTGACCCTGGCCTCGTACTGGGCCCATGGGTTCTGGCCGCACCTGCTGTTGCGCTTCGGTACCGGCGTTGCAAGTGCCTGGGTATTGGTGATGATCACCAGCCTGAGCCAGCCACTGGCGATTGCCGCTGGACGTGCACGCCTGGGGGCGCTGGTGTTCGCCGCGCCAGGGCTGGGGATTCTGTTGACCGGATTGCTGGCGTTGGGCTCCAACCTGTTGGGCCAAAGCTCTGCAACGTTGTGGCTGGTCTATGGCGTCGTGGCGCTGGTGATGCTGCTGGCAATCTTGCCATGCTTGCCCCAGCCGTCCGCCGTCACTGCGCCTGTTGCAAGCCACGCCGACACAGCCAGCAACGGCAGCATTACCCACCTGTGCTGGATCTATGTGTTGTTCGGCCTGGGCTACATCATTCCGGCGACGTTCCTGTCACAGATGGCCAGCGCGCAATTCAAGGGCGCCTGGCAGGCCGATCTGTTCTGGCCCTGCTTTGGTTTGGCGGCGGCGATTGGCGTGGTGGTCGCAAGCCTGCGGCGCAAGGACCCGGACACCACCCGCCGCTGGCTGATGAGCACGTTGTGGCTGCAAGCGGCCGGCGTATTTGCCTGCCTGCTGGGTAACGGTTGGGGTCTGGCGCTGGGGGTGTTGCTGTGCGGCGGACCCTTCCTGGCCTGCATGCAGTTGGTGATGGCGCGCCTGCGGGACGTTGCGCCCCACGGCTATCAGCGCAACACCGGGCTGCTGACCGCCAGCTTTGCCATCGGCCAATTGAGTGGGCCGTTGCTGGCGTCGGTGAGCAGCCACCTGAGCGGTGGCCTGCAACCCGCGTTGCTGATCGCCGGTGCAGGCCTGTTAGTGGCGGGAGGGGTGTTGGTCAGCCCGCGACCAACGGTGCCGGCGCACGAACCTGCTCACGCCGCGCCAGCACCAGGAAAAACAGCCCACCCAGGAAGCAGCCGGTAA
- the ptrR gene encoding putrescine utilization regulator PtrR, whose translation MEFSQLRIFQAVAEEGSITRAAERLHRVPSNLSTRLRQMEEQLGVELFVRERQRLQLSPAGKVLLDYSTRLLALHDEAHGAVQGGQPAGDFVLGSMYSTAAVHLPKLLARYHKAYPMVNLQVQSAPSGELLEGLITGRLDAAFVDGPITIASLDGLALCEERLVLICEADHPPVRGPQDVAGRSVFTFRRSCAYRTRLETWFSHEHVAMGRAIEIESYQGMLACVIAGSGVALMSESMLDSLPGKDGVSVHPLTGHFATATTWLMWRKGMLGANLNAWIDLQQEGKAESLPGTRAIA comes from the coding sequence GTGGAGTTCAGTCAATTGCGCATTTTCCAGGCCGTGGCGGAAGAGGGCTCCATCACCCGCGCTGCCGAGCGCCTGCACCGTGTGCCATCGAACCTGTCGACCCGGCTCAGGCAGATGGAAGAACAGCTCGGCGTCGAGCTGTTTGTGCGCGAACGCCAGCGTTTGCAGCTTTCTCCGGCGGGCAAAGTGTTGCTGGACTACAGCACCCGTCTGCTGGCGCTGCACGATGAAGCCCATGGCGCCGTGCAAGGCGGGCAACCGGCCGGCGACTTTGTACTGGGCAGCATGTACAGCACGGCGGCGGTGCACTTGCCGAAGCTGTTGGCGCGTTATCACAAGGCGTACCCGATGGTGAACTTGCAGGTGCAATCGGCGCCCAGCGGTGAATTGCTCGAAGGGTTGATTACCGGTCGCCTGGATGCTGCTTTTGTGGACGGGCCCATCACCATCGCCTCGTTGGACGGTTTAGCCCTGTGCGAAGAACGCCTGGTGCTGATATGCGAAGCCGATCACCCGCCGGTGCGCGGCCCCCAGGACGTTGCTGGCCGTTCGGTGTTCACTTTCCGACGCAGCTGCGCCTATCGCACGCGCCTGGAAACCTGGTTTTCCCACGAGCACGTCGCCATGGGCCGGGCGATTGAGATCGAGTCTTACCAGGGCATGCTCGCCTGCGTCATCGCCGGTTCCGGTGTGGCCTTGATGTCTGAATCCATGCTCGACAGCCTGCCGGGCAAGGACGGTGTGTCCGTTCATCCGTTGACAGGGCATTTTGCCACTGCGACCACCTGGCTGATGTGGCGAAAGGGTATGCTCGGCGCTAACCTCAATGCATGGATCGACCTGCAGCAAGAGGGCAAGGCCGAGTCCCTGCCAGGCACGCGCGCGATTGCTTGA
- a CDS encoding PA1414 family protein encodes MKEKIQNWLHDLGVALGLIEPPLQPVPIRTDDEQRRPRRR; translated from the coding sequence ATGAAAGAGAAAATCCAAAATTGGCTCCACGACCTCGGCGTTGCACTGGGCTTGATCGAGCCACCGCTGCAACCGGTGCCGATTCGTACTGATGATGAGCAGCGTCGGCCGCGTCGTCGGTAA